A genomic stretch from Etheostoma cragini isolate CJK2018 chromosome 8, CSU_Ecrag_1.0, whole genome shotgun sequence includes:
- the ptpn5 gene encoding tyrosine-protein phosphatase non-receptor type 5, protein MTRRLSSSTRSHTEDSIFLRPDEDPVWLDEPPKSDKIGDGAPKKDGFPKCKDGPAGKEEEVFMHKVCALVIEIHCWAALFVLSQVTGYWVFFVVEGNGPFSSIYKALQVIDFYLGFILPFHPIFGMDSMVLMREVVNTKEGNWIVHGTAGIGVAICVIMVIHMVCKWGYGTGLWSSRTVSQDIGDRRQSVSRQPSFTLSEWTDAQEDLLDMDPVPQTPVFDMGTDAKTEGDAATLTVNSVGLQERRGSNVSLTLDMCTPGCTEPYGYGAQLSPRDQTAKEYLRQGTHSLTPALLHKRAMDDQSLQAEFYETPMNFVDPKEYNYPGLVRKNRYKTILPNTHSRVILKSQDEDDFLSTYINANYLKGYGDEECAYIATQGPTVNTVGDFWRMVWQERSPIIVMITNLEEKNEKCAEYWPEDSVTHEGIEITVVSVTQEDDYSLRVFTLKCGEEERSLRQYWYTSWPDQKTPDKAPPLLELVQEVEMAREEAPPSSGPVIVHCSAGIGRTGCFIATSILCKQLRTEGVVDILRTTCQLRLDRGGMIQTSEQYQFVHHVLSLYEKQLSHTAEE, encoded by the exons ATGACCCGCCGGCTGAGCAGCTCCACCCGTTCCCACACCGAGGACTCCATCTTCTTGAGGCCTGACGAAGACCCCGTCTGGCTGGATGAGCCCCCAAAGTCTGACAAAATAGGCGACGGAGCACCTAAAAAAGACGGGTTCCCAAAATGCAAAGATGGACCCGCAgggaaggaagaggaagtgTTTATGCACAAGGTGTGTGCGCTTGTGATTGAGATCCACTGCTGGGCTGCACTGTTCGTCCTCTCCCAAGTCACG GGGTACTGGGTGTTTTTTGTGGTGGAAGGAAATGGACCTTTCTCCTCCATCTACAAAGCCCTGCAGGTCATCGACTTCTACCTTGGCTTCATCTTACCCTTCCACCCGATTTTTGGAATGGAC TCTATGGTGTTGATGAGGGAGGTTGTGAACACCAAAGAGGGCAACTGGATTGTCCATGGAACTGCAGGCATTGGTGTGGCAATCTGTGTTATCATG GTCATCCACATGGTGTGTAAGTGGGGTTACGGCACTGGCTTGTGGTCGTCAAGAACAGTGTCGCAGGACATAGGTGATCGACGTCAGTCTGTGAGCCGCCAACCCTCCTTCACCCTGTCAGAGTGGACGGACGCTCAGGAGGATCTGTTGGACATGGACCCTGTGCCGCAGACGCCCGTCTTTGACATGGGCACTGACGCAAAGACGGAGGGAGACGCCGCCACCCTCACTGTCAATTCAGTGGGGCTTCAGGAGAG GAGGGGCTCCAACGTTTCGCTGACCTTGGACATGTGTACACCAGGCTGCACTGAGCCCTATGGCTACGGAGCCCAGCTGTCCCCTAGAGACCAGACCGCAAAGGAGTACCTCCGACAGGGAACACACAGCCTGACCCCTGCCCTGCTACACAAACGGGCCATGGATGACCAGAGCCTGCAGGCTGAGTTTTAT GAAACTCCCATGAACTTTGTGGACCCTAAGGAGTACAACTACCCAGGGCTGGTGAGAAAGAACCGCTACAAAACCATCTTACCCA ATACACACAGCAGAGTGATCTTGAAGTCACAGGATGAAGACGATTTCCTCAGCACTTACATCAATGCCAATTATCTCAAA ggctATGGGGATGAGGAATGTGCATACATTGCCACCCAGGGTCCCACCGTGAACACTGTGGGAGACTTCTGGAGGATGGTGTGGCAGGAGAGAAGCCCAATAATAGTGATGATCACCAACCTGGAGGAAAAAAACGAG AAATGTGCAGAGTACTGGCCCGAGGACTCTGTGACCCATGAGGGCATTGAGATTACTGTTGTCAGCGTGACCCAGGAGGATGACTACAGTCTGAGGGTGTTTACTCTGAAG tgtggtgAAGAGGAGCGCAGTCTGCGGCAGTACTGGTACACCTCGTGGCCTGATCAGAAGACCCCAGACAAGGCTCCACCTCTTCTGGAATTGGTGCAGGAAGTGGAAATGGCCCGAGAGGAAGCCCCGCCCTCCAGCGGCCCTGTAATTGTCCACTGCAG TGCTGGAATTGGTCGCACAGGCTGCTTTATTGCCACCTCCATCCTTTGCAAGCAGCTGAGGACTGAGGGTGTGGTTGACATCCTAAGAACCACCTGCCAGCTCCGTCTGGACAG GGGCGGGATGATCCAGACGAGCGAGCAGTACCAGTTTGTGCATCATGTCCTCAGCCTGTATGAGAAGCAGCTGTCTCACACTGCTGAGGAGTAG